A genomic region of Persephonella marina EX-H1 contains the following coding sequences:
- a CDS encoding sigma-54 interaction domain-containing protein, with protein sequence MKIKNHPLDTCDNDNVEITFETDSVVSLRGRMLNYRPGHSVVLFKESPETLASTIGRYITKKIYEGKRCPYCKERLFDEEKSCPKCNMYLDFTSPDIIKILKDFKIGKVIERLTGTEKEKIERGLEENKEMIGTSEAMKKVFQLIRKFAPTDYPVLIIGETGTGKELTARAIHERSNRADKPFVVVNCAAIPHDLLEAELFGYEKGAFTGADKKRIGKIEYANGGTLFLDEIGDMPYDLQSKILRFLQEYTFERIGSNETKTADVRIIAATNVDLDQAVKEGKFRRDLYYRLSVLTIKLPPLRDRGEDPVIMAKYFVERYSKELGKNIKGLTADALEVIRDHPWPGNVRELINTIRKAVVLTDKEFIDVEDLDLKVKCNPQGSGNGEDILNLKRNIEDLERRLLKEAFILAKGNISKVAKMLGISRPKVYKLMEKHGIGEIPE encoded by the coding sequence ATGAAAATAAAAAATCATCCTCTTGATACATGTGACAATGATAATGTTGAGATAACCTTTGAGACAGACAGTGTTGTCTCTTTAAGGGGTCGGATGTTAAATTATCGTCCCGGACATTCTGTAGTTCTATTCAAAGAGTCACCAGAAACACTTGCCTCAACAATTGGGAGATACATAACAAAAAAGATATACGAAGGGAAAAGATGCCCTTACTGTAAGGAAAGGCTTTTTGATGAGGAGAAATCCTGTCCAAAATGCAATATGTACCTCGATTTTACATCCCCTGATATCATCAAAATACTGAAAGATTTTAAGATAGGAAAAGTTATAGAGAGACTTACAGGAACAGAGAAAGAAAAGATAGAGAGAGGGCTGGAAGAAAACAAGGAGATGATAGGAACAAGCGAGGCTATGAAAAAGGTCTTCCAGCTCATCAGAAAGTTTGCACCTACAGACTACCCTGTTCTTATTATTGGTGAGACAGGTACAGGTAAAGAACTAACAGCAAGAGCCATACATGAAAGAAGCAACAGAGCTGACAAACCTTTTGTTGTTGTGAACTGTGCTGCCATACCACACGATCTGTTAGAGGCTGAACTTTTCGGTTACGAGAAAGGTGCATTCACAGGGGCAGACAAGAAAAGAATAGGGAAAATTGAGTATGCTAACGGTGGAACTCTATTTTTAGATGAGATAGGTGATATGCCTTACGATCTACAGTCTAAGATCTTAAGATTTCTACAGGAATACACATTTGAAAGAATAGGTAGTAATGAGACAAAAACTGCTGATGTGAGAATAATAGCAGCTACAAATGTTGATCTGGATCAGGCTGTAAAGGAAGGTAAGTTCAGGAGGGATCTGTACTATAGACTGAGTGTTCTGACAATAAAACTACCACCTTTAAGGGACAGAGGTGAAGACCCTGTCATTATGGCCAAATACTTTGTTGAGAGATACTCTAAGGAACTTGGTAAAAATATAAAAGGCCTTACAGCTGATGCGTTGGAAGTTATAAGAGATCATCCATGGCCGGGGAATGTGAGGGAGCTTATTAACACAATAAGAAAGGCTGTTGTTTTAACTGATAAAGAGTTTATAGATGTTGAGGATTTGGATCTGAAGGTAAAATGCAATCCGCAAGGATCAGGCAACGGAGAGGACATACTTAACCTGAAGAGAAACATTGAGGATCTGGAGAGAAGACTGCTTAAAGAAGCATTCATACTCGCAAAAGGGAATATATCAAAAGTTGCAAAGATGCTTGGAATTAGCAGACCAAAAGTTTATAAACTGATGGAAAAACACGGAATAGGTGAAATACCAGAGTAA
- a CDS encoding DUF445 domain-containing protein, translating to MWIEYLIPPLLGAFIGYVTNYIAIKMLFRPFEEKYIFGFKVPFTPGLIPRRRKEIANSIAETVEEHILPLEKLQKLFEDSNYKERLHQRVELVIDELISNILDDLRKNIKEGISLGKITIKGAVVVTAVDKLLDKAIEKLRLKLKEKLIEKVSGTIEKHIEEELPIMLSQLRIKDMVVETFMEIDIETMEKVVMGFSEKQLKHITYTGAVLGFLIGLIQTTYLLIIN from the coding sequence ATGTGGATTGAATACTTAATACCTCCATTACTTGGAGCTTTTATAGGTTACGTAACAAACTATATAGCTATAAAGATGCTTTTCAGACCTTTTGAGGAGAAGTATATCTTTGGCTTCAAAGTACCATTTACCCCAGGACTGATACCAAGAAGAAGAAAGGAAATAGCAAACTCTATAGCAGAAACTGTTGAAGAACATATACTTCCCCTTGAAAAACTCCAGAAGCTCTTTGAGGACAGCAATTACAAAGAAAGACTTCACCAGAGGGTTGAACTTGTTATTGATGAACTGATATCAAACATACTTGATGATCTAAGAAAGAATATAAAAGAGGGAATCTCCTTAGGGAAGATAACAATAAAAGGTGCTGTTGTTGTTACAGCTGTAGATAAACTTTTAGATAAAGCCATTGAAAAGCTAAGGCTGAAACTGAAGGAAAAGCTTATAGAAAAGGTCTCAGGTACAATAGAGAAGCATATAGAAGAAGAACTTCCGATTATGCTATCCCAGTTAAGGATAAAAGATATGGTTGTTGAGACATTTATGGAAATTGATATTGAGACGATGGAAAAAGTTGTTATGGGTTTTTCAGAAAAACAGCTCAAACATATTACCTATACAGGTGCGGTTCTTGGATTTCTGATAGGTCTTATCCAGACAACTTATTTACTGATTATTAATTAA